In one window of Anaerobranca gottschalkii DSM 13577 DNA:
- a CDS encoding ABC transporter ATP-binding protein, which translates to MGIVSRKIKKKFKNNEVLKGLSFSVNQGNIVFLLGPNGSGKTTWIRIALGLETKDSGDITFDGKKLEEVRDKISVVFDEPPIYPHLSGYDNLKILSGKTKINDHFTFDILSALNLTEELLQKKAKGFSLGQRHRLAVACALIRQGQYIIMDEPTVGLDYHGWEAVKKLLIKEKEKGKAILVTGHNYDLIEEIVDRLVIIANGVAVFNDTFENFKKLGLTNVTIKSKEDNVLRKYNYIRVKGDTYQKKYGNKKEFEEELLLLQKEGVLIEDIEVKAENLKEIYKSFIEGNN; encoded by the coding sequence ATGGGGATAGTAAGTAGGAAAATTAAGAAGAAGTTTAAAAATAATGAAGTACTCAAAGGGTTATCCTTTTCTGTTAATCAGGGTAATATAGTTTTTCTTTTAGGTCCAAATGGCAGTGGTAAAACGACTTGGATTCGGATAGCTTTGGGGTTAGAAACTAAAGATAGTGGGGATATAACATTTGATGGTAAAAAGTTAGAAGAAGTTAGGGATAAAATTTCCGTGGTTTTTGATGAACCACCAATTTATCCCCATTTATCAGGTTATGATAACTTGAAAATTTTATCCGGTAAGACAAAAATTAATGATCATTTTACTTTTGATATTCTATCAGCTCTTAATTTAACAGAGGAACTTTTACAAAAAAAAGCTAAAGGATTTTCTTTAGGTCAAAGACATCGCCTAGCCGTTGCTTGTGCTTTAATTAGACAAGGTCAATATATTATTATGGATGAGCCTACCGTTGGTCTAGATTATCATGGATGGGAAGCAGTAAAAAAATTACTGATTAAAGAAAAAGAGAAGGGAAAAGCAATACTTGTAACTGGCCATAACTATGATTTAATAGAGGAAATAGTTGATAGGTTAGTAATCATAGCAAATGGAGTAGCAGTTTTTAATGATACTTTTGAAAATTTTAAAAAGCTAGGATTAACTAATGTTACTATTAAATCAAAGGAAGATAACGTTTTAAGGAAGTATAATTACATTAGAGTTAAGGGAGATACTTATCAAAAAAAATATGGCAACAAAAAAGAATTTGAAGAAGAATTATTGCTTTTACAAAAAGAAGGTGTGCTAATTGAAGATATTGAAGTTAAAGCTGAAAATTTAAAAGAAATATACAAAAGTTTTATAGAGGGGAATAATTAA